A region of the Sarcophilus harrisii chromosome 3, mSarHar1.11, whole genome shotgun sequence genome:
ACTGCTCATTGTTTAAATTGGTCATGACAATTTTCCATACCTGGTCACCAACTGTGTTATGGGATTACTTGAAGATCATGTTCTTATTTTAGCCAAAGCTCAGTGTTAGTTTTAGAATGAACCTGTGCCAGGGAGAAGGGTGCATATGTCCATTAGTCTAATGCTAGggataaaatatttgatattatataTTTGATCTCAAATATTCAAAGTATTTTGAGGAATATGACGTCTATTTGCTTAGGACTCCCTTCaggggagaaaatggagaaaatccaAGTTTCTATTTATCTGAGAGCGTTCATACTCCTATTTAACTTCTAAAGAATCCTATGTGTGTCTAGTTCACTATTTCATGTATCCAGCCCCCAGATTGTAACTTTTTCAACTAATGTTGTTCAGTACTCAGCAGAGGGTCCAGAACATGGGCCTTTTGAGCATGACCACTGAATGCTGATGGGCCACAGGAGCCCACATCAGTATCCCCTCCTGGTTCTGAATCAGTCAAATCTCGGGTTAGAAAAAAGATGCTTCAGATGTTTGGGAATAGCTCTTGGGcggtctctctttctttttgctgtGGGCCTTGGAATATTTCTTTGCCTGGCTGAGCCAGAGGGCTTTTTGGGGAAATTGTCTCTCGTATAGCCTTTTACTGTACTGAAGTTCAGGCATGACAAAGCTCTGGCAGGCCTGCTTTGTTGCCTCGTCCAACCCATGCCTTAAGTTGTAGCCAAGAATTTTAGCTCTTCCGTACTGGAATGGTTTTAGCAATTTGTCCTCAATGTTCCAGGAATGGACGCTTTGTTCCTTCTGGAGGCAGATCTTTGCCAGTTGCTTCCTTCGCTTCCTCAGGGCAGCCACCTCTTGCTGCAGGTACTCCCTGCTCATACTCTGGTTAATTCTTTCCCAGAAGGTCCGATTGAAATGAAGGTAGAGCTCCCAGTCCAGCTTGTTCCAGCTCTTGATCTTCTGAATAGTGCTAGGGGACAGTGAGGAACGGTAAGAGGCATCTTGCTGATTGATGGGGAATGACATGACATCATCTAGGCTCCAGCACAGGGCGTCTTTTAGTAGTACCATGGATTCATCGAAATACTCTGCAATCAAGACAAGATCAAACTGGCTTTCAATGACTCGAGCAAGCAGCCGAGTGTGCTGGGCCGAGGCCTTGCCATTGTGGTTGAAACCAAAGTCAAAGGCCATGAGATTTCTGCTGTATTGGCTGTCAGTTTTCAGGGGATCATAGAATTTGCTTGTGTTGTTTAAGAAATCATCCAGGCTTTTGGCGTTGAAAAAGGAAGAGCTACCCTTGTAGTACGAGAAAGATGACTCCATGAGGTGAATAGGATTTCGCATGATGGAGAAGTAGAAGGTGTCATTTGGCATGACCCTCTGAACCtgggaaaaaaagtcaaagtgAAGAAATTGATTCAGAAATGGGTTTGGATGGGCTTGAGATTTAGGTTAAGAAGCTGAAAAAACTTCCTGGCTAAGCATTTGATCATTTGATCATTTGATGCAATGAGCTATTTCCtagaaggactttaaaagtagaattatcTTCATTTGTTTGGAAACAATCCTAACCATTGGAGATCCCCTGTAGTTGTAAAATTCATGATGATATCATTTGTGGAATGTATGACATGGCGAGAGGAGCTTTAGCTTTGTTTGGAGGCCCAAACACCTGGAATAACATCACTTACTGGCTGTCAGGTTGACAAATTGCAACTTTTTAGATCCTCCTTTTTCCagtctgtgaaatgggaatatcTGTACTACTTACCTCTAAAGACCATATATGAGGATATCATGTGAAAACATTGCTACATTATAAAACATCTTAAAATAGAATATAACCATTAGCTTTGTATACATGTCCTGGAAATCAATAAGCAATTTCTTAAACTTAGTTTTTggtagactgtaagctccttgaaagtaattattatttcataccttttcattttttcccctgtagGTTAATGTCAGTCAGTATAGAGCTATACactatgtgcatatatgtttgtgtgtttaatttcattggtatagggaatttcccaggaagaaatgaatagtaagtatttattaagcacctcctatacgccaggcactgtgctataatGTCTATCAATGCAGAAGGACAACTCTTTTGCAACTTCAAAGTATTAGAGAGTTGGGAATTGAACCCAGGTCAACCCAACTGACTCTGAAGTCAACTCTCTACCTACTAATCATATTGCTGTTTGTTTCTTCCCAAACTAGTTTATTAGTAAATGCTTCTTGTATGTTTATTGAAATACAAGATGATATTATTAGTTTATGCAAGTGGTTAAACTACTAACAAGTCTTAGAGACAAGTACAGTtgtctaaatcatttaaaatgtattttttattctaaGAATCCAAACCTTTCAGAGGAGTATTTGGttagcatacatacatatgtatttttttgcCTTCTATCATTGACTTGTTGATATCGAAAAATACAGTGGTTTGGATACAAAAAGTTGTTCCCTTGCTGTTTTAGCAAATACAAGTCATTTGGATATCTTTTTTGGTGAACAATATGGATCATATGATCATGGATCAAAATCTTGGAAGGGACccccataactttttttttttttttttttttttttttttttttttttttttttggctgaggcaattggggttattaAGTAACTAGCCCAGGATGTGTTacatgtttgaggccagatttgaactcaggtcctcctgacgtcagggctcgtactctatccactggaccacctagttgcccctcccCATAACTTTCTAAGTTCATAAACttgagtcccagagaagttaagtaacttgtgagcaaggtcacataggtagtaaatgtcaGTGGAGGAAAATTTAAACTAAAGCCcactgactccaaagccagtgctctCTTCATTGTGATTTCTCATTGAGTTGTGGATATGAAATCAAGAGGGAAAGTCAGTAttgttttcttctcccctctccaaacTCCTGGAACTTACCTCTGTTTGCAAGAACCTCAAGTGGTGGCACATGATGTCAAATGAAGGACTTGTTTCACCTGTGAACCCCTCCACCACCTCAGCCACAAAATAGGAAGGGTAGAAAAGTTGACTGTTCTGGT
Encoded here:
- the LOC111719705 gene encoding galactose-3-O-sulfotransferase 2-like isoform X2 — translated: MYVLKKAQLVPKTQLGRFWILITFISILCISLQMLGNLQQSCKQEIKHLILQQNINLPQTSQVQKNCNSTLSPHSLNRVPIGHTEAIPTQVSLQRMKQNKALNPTLQMQNDLNYSEENALVDLWWLSYSSKHPKPSLWGSKKVAKDKDWTLPQIKSSKPPPKAAQMNKKRDLGKKMEMVVSSASRSFDSVGGSQQNHPQSTIPKYGRAQSQGKIMKDSLFRQKISLKDPITRSRTPLSPSLTPRLRDGLFSSHEAACTSKTHIFFLKVHKSASSTIMNILFRFGEQRNLTFALPINQNSQLFYPSYFVAEVVEGFTGETSPSFDIMCHHLRFLQTEVQRVMPNDTFYFSIMRNPIHLMESSFSYYKGSSSFFNAKSLDDFLNNTSKFYDPLKTDSQYSRNLMAFDFGFNHNGKASAQHTRLLARVIESQFDLVLIAEYFDESMVLLKDALCWSLDDVMSFPINQQDASYRSSLSPSTIQKIKSWNKLDWELYLHFNRTFWERINQSMSREYLQQEVAALRKRRKQLAKICLQKEQSVHSWNIEDKLLKPFQYGRAKILGYNLRHGLDEATKQACQSFVMPELQYSKRLYERQFPQKALWLSQAKKYSKAHSKKKERPPKSYSQTSEASFF
- the LOC111719705 gene encoding galactose-3-O-sulfotransferase 2-like isoform X1; this translates as MLIHQILLTRIIARKAQLVPKTQLGRFWILITFISILCISLQMLGNLQQSCKQEIKHLILQQNINLPQTSQVQKNCNSTLSPHSLNRVPIGHTEAIPTQVSLQRMKQNKALNPTLQMQNDLNYSEENALVDLWWLSYSSKHPKPSLWGSKKVAKDKDWTLPQIKSSKPPPKAAQMNKKRDLGKKMEMVVSSASRSFDSVGGSQQNHPQSTIPKYGRAQSQGKIMKDSLFRQKISLKDPITRSRTPLSPSLTPRLRDGLFSSHEAACTSKTHIFFLKVHKSASSTIMNILFRFGEQRNLTFALPINQNSQLFYPSYFVAEVVEGFTGETSPSFDIMCHHLRFLQTEVQRVMPNDTFYFSIMRNPIHLMESSFSYYKGSSSFFNAKSLDDFLNNTSKFYDPLKTDSQYSRNLMAFDFGFNHNGKASAQHTRLLARVIESQFDLVLIAEYFDESMVLLKDALCWSLDDVMSFPINQQDASYRSSLSPSTIQKIKSWNKLDWELYLHFNRTFWERINQSMSREYLQQEVAALRKRRKQLAKICLQKEQSVHSWNIEDKLLKPFQYGRAKILGYNLRHGLDEATKQACQSFVMPELQYSKRLYERQFPQKALWLSQAKKYSKAHSKKKERPPKSYSQTSEASFF